The following are encoded in a window of Primulina eburnea isolate SZY01 chromosome 4, ASM2296580v1, whole genome shotgun sequence genomic DNA:
- the LOC140830471 gene encoding uncharacterized protein: MASRKRSISNDADVSALNKELDEALCPICMDHPHNAVSLICSSHGNGCRSFICDTSYRHSNCLDRFKKLGEDNPDKLSAPSLEHEGHVDSIVTSNEDSTTASDISVNHVDVSLTAGNSATLVGIPGGSRQNSSQNVNPYFENVHPTSWENLNLDETYMEKSEKMTNLKCPLCRGDVLGWKVVEDARKYLNLKTRSCSHESCSFFGNYGELRRHARNLHPTVRPADVDPSRQSAWRRLEHQREHDDIVSAIRSAIPGAMVLGDYVLDNSDRFSSERDNGGGDSEGGRLLSTFFLFHMIGSMESGAELRGGRSRMLYRHRRSGGTFSRRRYLWGENLLGIRENDDDRDEDNREGIPDLNIDTVDDTSSNPRRRRRLTRARSHEDQPEVTD, encoded by the coding sequence ATGGCTAGTAGAAAAAGAAGCATATCAAATGATGCAGATGTCTCTGCTCTGAACAAGGAATTGGATGAAGCTTTATGCCCAATATGCATGGACCACCCACACAATGCTGTTTCTCTCATTTGCAGCTCCCACGGCAATGGCTGTCGCTCCTTCATTTGTGATACCAGTTACAGGCATTCAAATTGCTTGGATCGATTTAAAAAACTTGGAGAAGATAATCCTGATAAATTGTCTGCACCGAGTTTGGAACATGAAGGACATGTTGATTCTATTGTTACTTCTAATGAAGACTCGACGACTGCAAGTGACATCAGTGTGAATCACGTGGATGTCTCTCTGACTGCAGGCAACTCTGCAACCCTTGTTGGCATACCTGGTGGATCAAGACAAAATAGCTCCCAAAATGTGAATCCTTATTTCGAAAATGTACATCCAACATCATGGGAAAATCTTAACCTAGATGAAACCTACATGGAGAAGTCAGAGAAGATGACAAACCTAAAATGCCCTTTATGCCGAGGAGATGTTTTGGGCTGGAAAGTTGTGGAAGATGCAAGAAAATACCTTAACCTGAAGACTCGAAGCTGCTCCCATGAATCATGCTCATTCTTTGGCAACTACGGAGAGCTACGTAGGCATGCTAGAAATCTTCATCCAACAGTTCGTCCAGCTGATGTTGACCCATCAAGACAAAGTGCATGGCGTCGGCTTGAACACCAAAGAGAGCATGACGATATTGTCAGTGCCATTCGATCAGCCATTCCCGGTGCGATGGTACTTGGTGATTATGTTTTAGATAACAGTGATAGATTTTCTAGTGAAAGGGATAATGGTGGAGGTGACAGTGAAGGAGGCCGGTTGTTAAGCACATTCTTCTTGTTTCATATGATTGGCTCGATGGAATCAGGAGCCGAGCTTAGAGGTGGCAGGTCAAGAATGTTGTATAGACACCGTCGTTCTGGTGGAACATTTTCAAGACGTCGTTATCTATGGGGTGAAAATTTATTAGGCATTCGAGAAAATGATGATGATCGTGATGAAGACAATAGAGAAGGTATACCAGATTTGAACATAGATACTGTTGATGACACTTCTTCAAACCCAAGAAGGCGTAGGAGATTGACACGTGCTCGGTCCCATGAAGATCAACCAGAAGTTACTGATTGA